Genomic segment of Panthera leo isolate Ple1 chromosome B2, P.leo_Ple1_pat1.1, whole genome shotgun sequence:
aTCCTTAATATTTGAGAGctattatacagaaataaaaccgcaatagaaaaagaatacaaactaCAGAGGAGCAATAAAAGGCATCATATGAAAACCTTACAGCAAACATTATACTCAGCGGGGGAAAACTGACAGCtgttcccctaaggtcaggaataagataaggatgcccactctcatcactgttattcaacatagtactagaagttgTGGCCACAGCAgcggacaagaaaaagaaataaaaggcatccaaactggtaaggaagaagtagaacgctcactatttgcagaggacacgatactatatacagaaaaccctaaagtctCCCCCAAGAAACTAGTAGGacagaaaaatgaattcattaaagtcacaggacacaaaacTAATGTACAAGATCTGTTGCATTCCTCTACAtgaaagcaggagaaagagaaattaagaaaacaattccacttataattgcaccaaaaacaattaggatatctaggaataaacttaactgaagaggtgaaagacctgtcctctgaaaactataaataaaacactgaagaaagatattcaagatgacacaaagaaatggaaagacattccatgctcacggactGAAAgagcaaacattgttaaaatgtctatactggggcacctgggtggctcagtcggttgagcgtccgacttcggctcaggtcatgatcttgcggtctgtgagttcaagccccgcatcaggcttgtgctgacggctcagagcctggagcctgtctcagattctgtgtctccctctctctctgaccctcccccattcatgctgtctctccctgtctcaaaaataaataaatgttaaaaaaaaattaaaaataaaataaaataaataaaataaaataaaatgtctatactacccaagtaatctatacatttatgcaatccctatcaaaatatcaaacagcatttttcacagaactagaacaaacaatcctaaaatttgtatgtaaacGCAAAAGActccaaacagccaaaacaatcttgagaaagaaaaacaaaactggaggcatcaccatTCTGGACTTCCAAGTTACATCACAAAGCCGTAGtaatcaggacagtatggtactggcacaaaaacagatacatagatcaacagaacagaatagaaaacccagaaatggacgcaaaactatatggtcaactcatctttgatagagcaggaaagactatccaatggaaaaaggacaacctctttaacaaatggtatcgggaaaactggacagccatgtgaaaaataatgaaactggaccaccttcttacactatacacaaatataaactgaaagtggattaaatacctaaatatgagacctgaaagcataaaaattctagagaacacaggcaataacctccTTGACATCaactgtagcaacttctttctagacacatctctggaggcaagggaaataaagcaacGATAggctattgggactatatcaaaataaaaggcttctgcccagtgaagaaaacaatcacaaaactgaaagacagcctacggaataggagaagatatttgcaaatggcatatctgataaagggttagtatctatccaaaacatataaagaattgataaactcaatacccaaaacaacaaataattcactttaaaaaatgggcagaagacacgaagaggtatctctccaaagaagacatccagatggctaacagtctcatgaaaagatgctcaacatcactcattaccagggaaacacaaatcaaaaccacaatgaagtaccacctcacacctgtcaaaatagctaaaatcaacagcacaataaacaacaggtgttgatgaggaggcagagaaagaggaaccctcttgcgctgttggtgggaatgcaaactgggtactaggtatttacccaaagaatataaaaacactaattcaaagggatagccaaattatggaaggagcccaagtgtccatcaattgataaactgataaagatgtggtgtatatatacacaatggagtattactccgccataaaagaataaaatcttgccatttgcaatgatgtggatggaaccagagtgtattatgctaagcaaaataagtcagagaaagacaaataccatatgatttcactcatgtgtgaaatttaagaaacaaaacaaacaagcaaaggaaaaaaagagagaaagagagacaaagcaagaaacagactattaACTACAGAGAACGAAtgggtggttaccagagggcaggtggatggtgggatgggggagacaggggatggagattaaagagtacatgTATCAcgatggaaaaataaatacataaataaaagtatttttgtaattaaaaaaataaacaggaacaaTAAGTTCACAAAAGGATTCATACCGGTGCCCAATATAAAATATCATCAATGCAGACTttttctcattcactgctggtaaGACAATAAATGGACATGAGCTTTGGCTATTCGGCAACGTgtatcaaaatgttttaaaaggtaCATATTCTTTGATTCAAAAATTTCCATTCCATAAACTTAGAACAAGTAAATCATCGTACATTTCCCAAAGTAGCATTGATTACAACATAAAATGCAACGACAGTCCTTACATTCAGTGGAACACAGTgttgacatttaaaaagatgacattAAGACAGTTCACTCTGCACATGGGCGAGAGCCTTTTCAGCGTAAACCACGGAAAGCTCAGTCTAATCCAACCTGAAGAAAGAGAACTCTCTGGAGGGACAGACCTTTAACTGGAAGGTCTGTGCAGGACGCCACGCAACAGCCCGAGCCAGCCCGGCCTGGCCTGTCGGCCTGCAGCTGCGTGTGTCTGTATGTGGGCTCCAGTTTCCACTTtctgctgccacctgctggcaaCATGGTGGCCAGCGGCCCCCACGGCCGCCCTCCCACGCTCTGGTGCACCGGGAAGAGCGGCCATCTCTCCCATCCGACCCCGTACACGCTGTGCGAGCCCGGGCCGGTCTGGGCCACTTCTTGGCCTTGACTTTACCACGTGATCAGAGGGATGAAACCATGCTGACCGGTCAGCCTGAGGTGTCACGGACCGTGACCCCTGTGGCCAGGACAGGGAAGAGCGGCCATCTCTCCCATCCGACCCCGTACACGCTGTGTGAGCCCAGGCCGGTCTGGGCCACTTCTTGGCCTTGACTTTACCACGTGATCAGAGAGATGAAACTATGCTGACCGGTCAGCCTGAGGTGTCACGGACCGTGACCCCTGTGGCCAGGACAGGGAAGAGCGGCCACCGAAGCAGGCTCAAGTACCCCTGCCAGAAAAGGAATagatactgaggaaaaaaaagccatgtgCATTGAAGTCCCTGTTAACATTCAGATGTTCAAGAAGGATGAACTTCTATACAATATGTccacaataataaatataataataaaatccacAAATACAAAACTTATATTCTTCAGAAGACACCACTCAGTGAGCGAAAAGACAAGCTGCAAAGTAGGAACGATGAGCAACTCTTCAAGCTAAGCGTATCCAGAAcgtacaaagaactcctacagaTCTTCAGCCAGACAAGCCAGTAGAAAAACGTGCAAAAGCCACTGGATGAAAGATCTCCAAATGGCCAATTAACTGGAAAAGATGCTCATCCTCGCTAACTACCAGAGCAATGCCAGtcgaaataaaaaatgaaaaccgtACACCCATcgggatggctaaaatcaaaaagactaCGAGAGGGACACGGTATTGACGAACTTCCAAACCCTCAGGAGGAGGAGTGTCAGCTGAAGAACCACGCAGAAAAACGGACCCGGGGCCGGGTCTCTCTCTGCTGGGCGCGCGCACTGAGAAACAGGGGCCGCAGAGCAGAGTCCTCAGGGTGGCACTCGGGCCTCCACGCCGGAGAGCGCCTGATCAAGGGGGCGCGCTCGCGGCAGCAGTCCGCTCCACCCCGATGGCACACATGCGCACCCTAGGTGACCGCACAGCGTCCCGCTACGCGAGAGCGTCTGGTCGGCCTTAGCTCGTCGGCTGGAAGAGCTCAACGCACACGTTGGGGAGGAGAGTGGCCGCCTGTGGGAAACAGGCAGGTAGCGATGACGACAGGGCCACAGGGCTCTGGGATGCTGACAGCACGCGGCCCACACCCGCGGGGTGACCGCCTGCACTCACTCAACACCAATTCCCACCCCGGACGGAGGTCTCTACCTGCACTGCTGCCACGTGGGCAGCCTGGCATTTTCCTGCAATTTCCTGCAATAAACACGCACTGCATGTGGGGCACCGCCTTCCCTGTTCGGGCTCGATTACCCATAGGGTGCTGGCTGCTGGGTCACAGGAAGCCAGCACGTTCTCCTTGAGACTCACCTGTTCCCAGGCCAGGCATCCTTACCTGTTCCCATGCCTCGTCCCTAGGCAGCCTGAGGGGAATTTAGTTACCTAAGGAGCTCCCTCTGGGCCACAATCAAGGGATGACCAAACCAGGGGTATGATGACAACGGCAGCTCAGCCGCTGCCCACAGCTGCCCCTCTTTCTGAAGAGGGAGAGCAAACTCCTGGGCCCGGAGCTCATCCGACACCACAGCTCCAGCGCCGTTCATCGTCCCCTCGTGACTCCGTTCATTCCTCGGATTCGCTCCTCCCTCAACAACACGGGTGTGAACTGCACgtgtccacttatacacagattttttttcagtaaatacagtacagCACTGTAAACGTATTTTCCTTAtcatttccttaataacattttcttttctctaatgaCTTCGTTGTAACAATATGGTACGTAGTTCAGAttacatacaaaatgtgtgtcaACTGTTTATGTTGTGGGTAAGGCTTCTACTCAACAGCAGGCTGTTAGTAAAGTTTTCAGGgcgtcaaaagttatacacagattttcaactgcatggggggTGGGCATCCCTAACCCCCACGCTGTTCAAAGGTcaagtgtatatacatacacacacatgtaagAGTATATAACCGATTAACGTCTAGctctgggaaagggaaaaaacGTGTCCTAGTACCTCGTACGTgttaggtattcaataaatatttgaattgttAAAAAGGAGACAGCAGGACCTAAACGTAGTCAGTGTGCTAAACCCCATCAGCAGACCAAGACTTAACACCTAATCTAACTGCAGTCTCCATCCCCAGGAACGTAACTGCTTACCACTCAGCTCGGAATTACCTGGTCAGCTCCAGTGACCAGATTTGATGTGCCCCACAGACCCCATCCACTCCCCTGAGGAAGGCGACCTTGCCGGAAACAACGCGTtctctaataatttccttttccaccctcccttccccccagctcCGCAGCGCTCCTCTCCATTGCGAGATGGGATGCTGCCCGACTCAAGCACCATGAAACAGCCAGTCTGGTCTTTCAATCTACTCAGCCGAAATCTGTTAGGTGCCGGACGTGGCAGCCGTGCTGGGGTGTGGAGCGCTCTCTGACGGCAGCGGGACGAGGACACGCACAGGCGTGGTACCCTGCGGCCACAGTGAGTGCCTGTCCCGGCTCCCGAGGGCCGTGGGTGCGCTCCTGCGGGTTCTGAGCTCTGCTCTCTCCGTGCTGAGCTCCTCACCTAATTCCATTTCCACGGTTCCCCACTTGGTCGGAATCCCTCCCCAAATTCTCTCCCGACTCTGCCCGGATCCCACACTGGGAACTGCTGGTGGTACCAAACTGGGTCCAACCTAAAAACCTGGACCCAGTTTAAGCTGGCCTGGGTCCAGCACCAGACCCCAGGCGAATAACATTTTGTAGTAAGTAAAGGCTAATAGCTAATGGGAGTCTTGAAAGCCAAAAAAGCTGGGGACATCGGTGGGCACAGGTCAAGCATTTAAAGGCCGTTGAAGTGCTCACCACCTCAGAAAGACTCAGGGTAAGCTGGTCGGAGAAAATGACAAAGTATCTTTGATGACTCTCCAATCGAGCCAGAACGGGAGGGGGGTTCGACCTCCAGCTACCCTGAGGCCACAACTACTGAAATACGGAGCAGCGGCTGATGACAAAGGTGTGGGAAGGGCGCCAGAAATGCACACTCTTTTCTGCGTCCATCAGTCCTTccctaaatgtttttaagtttatttatccagagagagtgggtgtgagtggggggagggacggaggggggcggggagagagagaatcacaagcagactcggGGCGCCAGTGCAGACCCCAGctcagggctcacactcacaaaccgggagatcaccgccccagccgaaaccaagagtcagccgctcaaccgggCCAGCCACAAGCCCCTAAAATACGATTTAAAGATAATAGTACTCTTTCTATACAGctgctttaattaaaaacaaaaatgggggcgtccagtggctcagtcggttgagtggccgacttcagctcaggtcatgatctcgcgattggtgagtttgagccccacgtcgggctctgggctgacagctcggagcacggagtctgcttcggattctgtgtctccttctctctctgcccctcccgtgctcatgtcctctctctctgtctctctctctctgtctcctctctctctcaaaaataagcattaaaaaattaaaaaggaaaaaaaggaaaaaagaaaaaaaagaaaaaaagactacacCCTCTTTCCGTTAGCCAGACTGGAGAAGCTGATTCTGTAGACTGTCAATTCTCAAACCGCGCAGTGCGCACTTTTGTGCCTGCATCACTTGTTAGGGGAGCACAAATCGCTGACTCCTGACTGTCGCTGCCACACTGGTTTTcatttccagggcgcctgggtggctcacttggttaagcatcagactcttgacctcaactcaggtcatgatctcagggttcttcatttccagccccgcatcaagctctgtactgacagcgtggagcctgcttgggattctctctccccccctctctctctgtccctctcccgcttctGCATGCGTGCGCACGCAGGCTTTCTCTaagtgaataaatttttaaaaatgataaaactcctttccttttgttatttaaattttttgtaatgtttacttttgagagagacagagacagacagagcgtgagtgggggaggcgtagagagagggagagggagacacagaagctgaggcaggctccaggctccgagctgtcagcacagagccgacacggagctcgaacccatgaaccaggacatgacctgagccgaaaatgaCCAATAGGTTGCCCTTAATCCCAGGTTCCAAATTAACAAAGTATCctgaaaataaacacaactaCATTTTGAAGCCTCTTTTAGGAGAATTTGAAAAAGTACCATGTTCTTACGAGGAACGGAGAAAAGATAGCAAGCGCTGCGCAAGGGTCTCTCGCCTGGGGCCCGCCCGGACCCCGCGCACAGCCCGCGAGGCGGACGCTCGGTCGCGGCGAGCACAGGACAGGTAACAGGTGCCCCGACAAGGGTCTCTTCGGCCGCACCGGGCTCTCACCTGGGGGCGGCTCGGACCCCGCACGGCCCGCGAGGCGGACGCTCCGGCACGGCGAGCACCTAGAGAGCTGGGAGCCGGCGGCCCGCCCCACCCGCCGTCGCCCTGGTTACCAGCCGCCGCGGCTCAGAGGCCACGAGACTCTCGTCATTCCCGCGAGAGCCCAAAGGACCTTCGCTTCCGGGCACGCCTCACTTCCGGGTGCCGCCCCACTTCCGGCTGCTCCGGCACGGCGGCCCGGCGCTGGGCCCGATGCTCCGGACGCGGCACCCGGCGGGGAGCGGCGGTGAGTCCAGGGCCCGGAGGCCGGCCCGCcaccccgccgccgcccgcggccccccccccttcccgcccCTGGCGGAGTCGTCTCCCCCCGATCCGCCCCTCCGCTCGGCCCCGCGCCCCCggtgtccctcccctcctccaccccgccTCCCCGCACGGCCTCCCttctcacctcctctccctctcctccaccccgcCTCCCCGCacggcctccctcctccctcccctcttccccctccccccttcttccccctccccgggcccccagCGGCGGCCTGGCGCCGGGCGGCGCGGGCGCGCTGAGTGTCCCCTCTGGTCCCGCAGGACGTCCGCGGACTAGCAGGTGACGGCCCCCGGCGTCGGGCATGGCAGCCGCCTGGCGGCGCGCCCTGCTGCTTCTGCTGGCCTCGCAGCTCGCGTGGTCGGGGAGCCCCCCGGACGAGGAGGAGGTTCCCGAGGAGTGGCTCCTCCTGCACGTGGTGCAGGGGCACATAGGCGCGGGGAACTACAGCTACCTGAGGTTGAACCACGAGGGGAAGATCGTCCTCCAGATGCGGAGCGTTAGGGGGGACGCGGACCTGTACGTGTCCGACAGCACGCTGCACCCGAGCTTCGACGACTACGACCTGCAGTCGGTGACGTGCGGCCCGGACGCGGTGTCCATCCCCGCGCACTTCCGGCGGCCCGTGGGCATCGGGGTGTACGGGCACCCATCCCACCACGAGAGCGAGTTCGAGATGAAAGTGTATTACGACCGGACGGTGGAGCTGTCCCCGTTCGGGGAGGCGGCCTACGCCGACGGGACGGGCCCAAGCCAGCGGCCGGCGTCCGCGCCCGAGGACGCGCCCCCGGAGGAGGAGTCTGTGCTCTGGACCGttttaattagtgttttgaaACTGgtacttgagattctcttctgATCCCTCGGACGTGCTCGGAAGACACCCTGATAAGACGTGCCGGTGACTGCGGGCCTCCGAACCCGGCTCCGTTTATCCGCCGGGAGGTCACGTTCCAAACATAAAGCCATAGGATTTCGTTACCTCATTTACCCCGAAAGTAGGGAAAGCGGCAAGAACGATGTTGCTTTTTCAATCCTCAAAGTTCCTGTAAGAGGAATACgcacaataaaatgtttaaactcCGGTTTGATCGGTTTGTCAGGGGACTAGGAGGTTTAGGCAAAATGCAGCACCTTTCCTGCCGCCGCGCGGCTCAGATGGACAGGTTGGCAGCTGCACCTTCACTCCAGTTAGCGGTTCTAGGTGAGGTGCAAACCTTGAACACGTCCGAAATGTACCCCTTCCTATCTCTTCGCCGGGGTGTGGCCTAAAGCTCCAGGCCTGCCGTGAGGATCCACCTGGAGCCCTACTCGGGTGGATCCCAGgtgtgcccctgcccccctgccccctgccggTTAAGGTCATTTGCACTGATCACCTGCAGCTATCTTAGCAATTAAAATTCGTCCATTATTAAGTAATTTTGTTATGCTACCCATGACTGGCCAGAAACAATACAGATTAGGAAAACTTCATGCAAATAAATTTTCAggccaaagagaaataaagttaaGTACTTCAATTAAGTTGCATATATTTCCACTGAATTTCTGGAGAGAGCCAAAGCCctaagagactttaaaaaaaaaaaaaaaaagaaagaaaaatgagctaTTTCTCTACCTGAAATTGGTTTTAAGAGGAATAGTAGCTTATAACAAATGAATCAACTTAACATTTTAAGCACATCATGAATTTCAGAAATCTTTTATTGGCAAAAAATCAAGAATGTAAATAAATTGGCACCAAGTAGTTCATTTAAATCCGTATTACAATATTGGGGTCAAAAACTATTTTATCCCTCTTTgctgtttttcccccttctgcCCACTTTCCTGGGTGTTGGGGGGGCTCGCTGACAACAGTCACAAATCCAGCGACCTAGGAGAAAAATTGTTAGTTTagtatgaaatttaattttttaggacTGAATTGTAAACCTATTTGGCTCTCCTTCCTTAGCTATGACTAGTGATATTTTTTTTGTGGATGTGTGACGTGAAAGGCACCTGTAAGTTACttaatttaaggagaaaaatggaaacttcCCTTAGGACAACCAGTGTAATCGATGCCATGTAAAAGTCAGTGCaagttggggtggggcaggggcggagaTCAATACCATACAGTGATCTGGACCTTTAAAAAACTACCAGTCCTTTCTGAAACCCAAACACCGTCATCCTTTAGAAGTTCAAAAGTACACATCCTGTATAAACCCCGTTACTGACTTGGGCTTATCTTCAGCCTTTTTCTCTGCTGCTCAGTGGCGGCTGCACGTGCAAACATCCTCTCAAGTCCTGGTGCACCAGACACAGCACTTTCAACTTCTCAAGCATCTGACCGCACAGCAGTGAACCCCACCTAGGCACTTACTCCATCTGATTCACTACCAAACTTTAAGTCACCCGCTTCTTAACGACTCCCAGGAAACCGTTCTAGGCATGTGTTTCATGAAGTATTATACAGTGTTAACTATGCAAGTAAGTTCAAAATTTACACAATCGTATGTAACATTTTAGTCCAATTACTGTGAtttattcttcagctctgttcCAAAGTTATCTGGAATTGTCATGCTGCCTCATTTTCTAGAAATCTGGTTTACTATTTATAAAGGCATAGCAGtcatttttgttaagtttctgaatagaggac
This window contains:
- the CB2H6orf120 gene encoding UPF0669 protein C6orf120 homolog — translated: MAAAWRRALLLLLASQLAWSGSPPDEEEVPEEWLLLHVVQGHIGAGNYSYLRLNHEGKIVLQMRSVRGDADLYVSDSTLHPSFDDYDLQSVTCGPDAVSIPAHFRRPVGIGVYGHPSHHESEFEMKVYYDRTVELSPFGEAAYADGTGPSQRPASAPEDAPPEEESVLWTVLISVLKLVLEILF